Sequence from the Vitis riparia cultivar Riparia Gloire de Montpellier isolate 1030 unplaced genomic scaffold, EGFV_Vit.rip_1.0 scaffold788_pilon_pilon, whole genome shotgun sequence genome:
AATAGCATATGAAAGGTTAATCTCTTCTTATGAAGGTATATGATCATAGTAATGGAATGTGAAATCCATTCCATCTTCAACCTGCATGAGATTGTATCTTATTACATGCCAAAATCTATTTACAGCCAAAGAGAAAAACAGTCTAAGCTACTTCTGGGGACGTACCCATGggagcactttttttttttgtttctttatgtTAGGACCAAACACGGGTTCAAATCTTCCTATACAGAGATTGGAAATCTTGCCAAGAATCCTACAATTTTGAAGGTTGGGCTTTGGATTTTGGATCGAAACTTTCATATATCTTCAATGGTATCACTGGGTATGGTGCATTTCTGGATCAACTTCTGCTTTTTGACAATCCTTTCAAATTAGAGAGAGAATTGTCTTGTGCACTAGAGCAACTCATACACATGGCCCCATTCAATCAATTTCATAGTtctaagatttaaaattttcaatttttttttctttttctttacattAATTTTCTCAACAAATAAGCAGTTTATCATCTTCTACTTTTATGAAATCAACCAAAATCTCAAACAGAGCACCTACAAAACCACAAAAAAGGAAAGGGATCGAAAAAGTGAAAAACTGCCAACTCGAACTTCCTTTCAATAGAAAAGGATTTGAATCCATATTTATCATCATCTTCAAGTTTTATGGCACAGGCTGACAATAGACTAATGAAAGTAAAACAAAAGCTTTCACAAGATAATCAGAGCCTGTAGTGCAAGTTTGCATACATGGAAGCTCATGTGCAGTGGAAAAGATGAAAATGGTTGGTGAAGATCCAGCAATGCACTAATCGAGGCTTGTGGGGATTGGAGAAGATTGTTGTGTCTTCCTTTGAGCTTCTgcattttggtttttgaatttcGTGGAGATGAAGGGATAGTTTCCTGGAAAAGGAggttggagaaaaataattgatgatGTTGCCAAGCAATCTttacaaataacatctatttttgcatttttctacAAGAATTTTACCTGGCGGTTGTGCATTATCTCATGGCTTCACGACTCCCAAGTGCCAAACAATCTAACAAAGTGTGTAGAGTGAGAAACTagagagaaattaaaaaaaatacatgaaaagttaacataatatttcaaatagaaaattaaataatatcttGAGAAGCCACCTCAAACAATCACAATACACATTTGGACTTGGCCATgtttataatatgaaaatttttaaatacaattatatataaataaataaataaaggaagaaaaaaggatTTTACCTGTAATAAGACAAATGCCATGGGTGCTCAAATCTCGTCTTGAATTTATGTGGGTTGAAAATATGGAGTGAGGTTGTGCATAATGGTTTGGTCTTCCCAATCCAAATCATCCCACCATTCTTTTTGTCCATGGATTTGCCCTAATTTCTTGCTTATTCCAGTGTTGGAATCGAATGGCAGCTTCTTCAAACTTGAACATTGAAGCACACGGATGTAATTTAAAGATGGAAAAGGTAGGGTAcgtccatatatacttcttagCCTTGGTAGCGATCTTAAAGTGAGAGATGTGAGTCTCCAGAATACACTCAAATGATctgcttcaatttctaaaacttCACTCCTTTCATCATCTATAACTTTTTCCATTGACTCACAGGATTCAACCCATAGAAATTGAAGGCTTGGAGCACAAATAAGCCATGTCAAATTCAACAATTTATGACATCGAAATATTTTGACATCACAAAGGTTGTTCAAGCATTGGTGCCTTGGGAATTTTGAGTAGACCACCACTTCCTTTTGAAAACTGATTTTCACATCTTGCAATTCAAAACAATTTGCAATATGGAGCATCTCTATATAAAGGGGCAGTTGGACCAAGTTCATACACTCGCAAACTAATTGTAGCCATCTTGTGGATCTTTGCAACCTTTGGGAGTTAAATAATGTTTGGATGGATGACACACTTGTAAGGTGGATGGATATATCATCAATGTGTTCCAATTGCTCTAACTCTTCTAATAACCTTCTTTCATCATCTCCCCTAAAGACTGACCCTTCCGTGCTATACATACTGAACAATTGCAAAGAGGAAAGACTCGATACCATTTGAGATGGAAGTGACTCAAGAAAATACATGTAATTCAATATCAAGcaccttaattttttcaaattcttgagCTCCACAGGTAAGTGTTTTATAACTAGACCTGACAAATCAAGATATTGCAAGGTAACTAAGTCTCCAATCTCCACAGGTAACTCCATAAGTTCAAAATTGTTTGACAAGTCCAAAACTCTTATAATAGGCATGTATGTAAAGAATCTATTTGGAAATGACTTAATAAGCACACTTGATGCCAAAAAGGTCTCCATATTAGGGAAATATGGTGGTTCCCTAAGTTCTTCAATGTCGGTATCCCACAATGATATCCTCTGTGtctctttccatttttcaaCTTCCTGAGCTCTAATCGATTCAACTCTATCTTTTACCACAAATTTGTTCTTCTTCCCCCCGTTTTCGCGAGCCAACCACAAAGCCATATCACGAATAACATCATgcatcttcaaatatttgtcTTTTTCATCTAATGGAGATCTGCCATTCTCCAATAGACATGCAAGCTGTAAACTTTTAATAACTTCTTCTCCTTGATTTCTTGCTTTTTGTATGTTGTCATATTCATCCAGAAAACCCTCCCCGATCCAAAGTTGTATAAGATTTCGATGAGAGATTTCATAATCCTCCGGAAATAAAGAGCAATATAGGAAACATGATTTGATGGCTTCATCGGGTAGGCTATCATAACTGAATGCCAAGCGTGAAAACAGACAATTCTCCATACCTGGAAACTTTGCCGGATAATTCCTCAACATTTGTATTTGTTCCTTCCATTCtgtgtagtttttttttcccgCCATTGCTCGCCCTATGGTGATGAGGGAAAGTGGTAAGCCGCCACACTGTTCGGCAACCATCTGCGCCAGGTCTCGTATGCCTGGATGAGAATTTATGGTGTCTGCTCCCACCTTGGTCTGAAACAGAGCAAAGGCATCCTCCCATGGGAGACAATTCACTTCAATGCTCTCTGTAACTTCCATATCTTGGCACACATCTCTAGATCGCGTTGTAAGTACCATCTTCAACTTATCTTGATGATTCAGAGGAGGAATACCAACTTTAGATAGATCCAGCCGCTCCCATATGTCATCTAACAAGAGCACAAATTTCTTTGTCTTCAGGATATTGAATATTTCTTCTGCCCTTTCATCCTCACTCCTACTTTCCCATTTATCTCTGGGAATCTCCAATTTATTGAAAAGAACTCGCTGAACGTTTTCCACAGTGGCTGGTCTGGACACAGTCACCCAAATCACTGCATCAAATTCAAGCCTGGTTTTGAGGAGCTCATTGTTGATCCTGGTCAAGAGGGTGGTTTTGCCCACACCCCCCATTCCATATAATCCGATACTGCTTACCTGCTCTCCACCATCTTGGAGCCATTTCCAGACCTTCCCAAACAACAAATCTTGGCCCACAGTCTTGTCCAGCTGCCTCTCGATCACTGGAGGACTAGGCAAAGGTTCAGCAACTACACTGAAATTTGAGCCCTCCCTCTTCTTTACCGTCACAGCATCCATCTTTTCAAGTACCATCTTGCCAAGCTTGTAGCTAGCGCCACAGTTTTTAGGACAACAGGTTCCGAGACATTTCTTCTGGATTTCTTCATCACCTTTCGCCAATATTTCCTGCACTTCTTTTTCCATGGCTTCTACTCCGCGGAGCCAGCCATCAACTACACGAAGACGCTTCTTCTGACGATTCTCTTCACATTCCACCCTTTCCTTCACATCTTCGTACAGGTTCTTGAGTTCCTCCATTTCAGTTCTCAAAGAGTTGAGATTTTGTGGGAGATGACGGATGTAAACAGCACGCTTAGCAGTGCAATCCCACAAGCGAGTGGCGACATCCAGGATGGGGCTCACACAATCCATGGAGAAAACAGGCGATGGATTGGAGTTGGAGAGGTGGAGAGAAGATGAGCAAGGAGAAAAGTAATAGTGGAGTATCACCTCTCTTTTTCCCAGTAAAAGACTGAGAAATCAGTACCGGCCGGAGATTGTGGTTGGAGCCTACGTTGAATgctataaaaaattcataatctGTACACAATACCAATAAATAATGTCATTGTCTTCTATGTACAGACTGTGTAAAGATTAATAAAAGACTCACCACTTGTGATACATAGACTcgtataaaaaattaataaactgaATCCATAATgccaataaattaataatttcatcgTCTTCTATGTACAGGCTGTCAAGTACTATCAAGATTAATAAAAGACTCCACCATTTGTGATACATAGAGAAtggtataaaaaattaataaactgaATACATAATGTCATTGTCTTCCATGTACAGATTGTCAAGCCTCTAACAATTAATATAAGACAATATGCATATTAGAGTACTTATTTATTTAGAtgttttatttagttactatttttctAGAGTATGGGTAAGgttgtatttttttcctttcattatatttatttaaattttaatggtattgtatttttttaaaaaaaaaattgttcataatAGGAAAccccaaattttcttttttctctttaaatctTTTG
This genomic interval carries:
- the LOC117910614 gene encoding disease resistance protein SUMM2-like; amino-acid sequence: MDCVSPILDVATRLWDCTAKRAVYIRHLPQNLNSLRTEMEELKNLYEDVKERVECEENRQKKRLRVVDGWLRGVEAMEKEVQEILAKGDEEIQKKCLGTCCPKNCGASYKLGKMVLEKMDAVTVKKREGSNFSVVAEPLPSPPVIERQLDKTVGQDLLFGKVWKWLQDGGEQVSSIGLYGMGGVGKTTLLTRINNELLKTRLEFDAVIWVTVSRPATVENVQRVLFNKLEIPRDKWESRSEDERAEEIFNILKTKKFVLLLDDIWERLDLSKVGIPPLNHQDKLKMVLTTRSRDVCQDMEVTESIEVNCLPWEDAFALFQTKVGADTINSHPGIRDLAQMVAEQCGGLPLSLITIGRAMAGKKNYTEWKEQIQMLRNYPAKFPGMENCLFSRLAFSYDSLPDEAIKSCFLYCSLFPEDYEISHRNLIQLWIGEGFLDEYDNIQKARNQGEEVIKSLQLACLLENGRSPLDEKDKYLKMHDVIRDMALWLARENGGKKNKFVVKDRVESIRAQEVEKWKETQRISLWDTDIEELREPPYFPNMETFLASSVLIKSFPNRFFTYMPIIRVLDLSNNFELMELPVEIGDLVTLQYLDLSGLVIKHLPVELKNLKKLRCLILNYMYFLESLPSQMVSSLSSLQLFSMYSTEGSVFRGDDERRLLEELEQLEHIDDISIHLTSVSSIQTLFNSQRLQRSTRWLQLVCECMNLVQLPLYIEMLHIANCFELQDVKISFQKEVVVYSKFPRHQCLNNLCDVKIFRCHKLLNLTWLICAPSLQFLWVESCESMEKVIDDERSEVLEIEADHLSVFWRLTSLTLRSLPRLRSIYGRTLPFPSLNYIRVLQCSSLKKLPFDSNTGISKKLGQIHGQKEWWDDLDWEDQTIMHNLTPYFQPT